From Synoicihabitans lomoniglobus, the proteins below share one genomic window:
- the argF gene encoding ornithine carbamoyltransferase, which yields MKHFLKETDLQSHEVAEVFALAREFKAKRGRHVPPVLAQQTWAMIFSKSSTRTRVSFEVGIHELGGNPLFLNRNDIQLDRGESIEDTAKVLSRFVHGLIVRTHDHSDVERLAAAGSVPVINALTDFLHPCQIYTDAFTMAERWAERGGDLLASLKGRKIAFLGDTACNMPNSWILGAGMFGMQIALAGPAEFEPTAEIKALATAEGFDDVYTFTTDPFEAVKDADVVYTDVWVSMGKEEETKARLAQMAPYQVTEELFASAKPDALFMHCLPAHAGEEVSQGVLDNERCIIFDQAENRLHTQKAIMAVLAQQPRG from the coding sequence ATGAAGCACTTCCTCAAAGAAACCGATCTGCAGTCCCATGAAGTGGCTGAGGTGTTCGCCTTGGCCCGAGAATTCAAAGCCAAGCGCGGTCGGCATGTGCCGCCGGTTTTGGCGCAGCAGACGTGGGCGATGATTTTTTCCAAGTCGAGCACCCGCACCCGTGTTTCGTTTGAAGTCGGCATCCATGAGCTCGGGGGGAATCCGCTGTTTCTCAATCGCAACGATATCCAGCTGGACCGGGGCGAATCGATCGAGGACACCGCCAAGGTTTTGTCGCGGTTCGTGCATGGCTTGATCGTGCGCACCCATGATCACAGCGATGTCGAACGACTGGCAGCGGCGGGTTCGGTGCCGGTGATCAATGCCCTGACCGACTTTCTCCATCCCTGCCAAATCTACACCGATGCTTTCACCATGGCGGAACGTTGGGCGGAGCGCGGCGGCGATTTGTTGGCTTCGCTAAAGGGACGCAAAATTGCGTTTCTCGGCGACACCGCCTGCAACATGCCCAATTCATGGATTTTGGGCGCGGGCATGTTTGGCATGCAGATCGCGCTCGCCGGACCGGCGGAGTTCGAGCCCACGGCGGAGATCAAAGCACTCGCGACCGCCGAAGGTTTCGACGATGTTTACACGTTTACAACCGACCCGTTCGAGGCGGTGAAAGATGCCGATGTGGTCTACACCGACGTGTGGGTCAGCATGGGCAAGGAAGAGGAAACCAAGGCCCGTCTCGCTCAGATGGCCCCCTATCAAGTCACGGAGGAACTCTTCGCGTCGGCCAAACCGGACGCGCTATTCATGCACTGTCTGCCGGCGCACGCCGGGGAGGAAGTCTCTCAAGGCGTGCTCGATAACGAGCGCTGCATCATCTTTGACCAAGCGGAGAACCGTCTGCACACGCAAAAAGCGATCATGGCGGTGCTCGCCCAACAACCTCGCGGCTAG
- a CDS encoding bifunctional ornithine acetyltransferase/N-acetylglutamate synthase, whose amino-acid sequence MPSTQLTFNDREQHRSWLSNQATLPRGFRVGTHRFAFTPIEAPKPAKMTLTLIALDAPTPDFAAVFTRNAFPGAPIVVGRQRLDEPTLGAIVINNKISNVCAPGGTATAERVCAAAATALNLRSAQILPSSTGVIGWSLPADAMIAALPDAAAALQADSILPAAEGIVTTDLYPKIRSRALGAGRLVGIAKGAGMIEPNLATMLVYILTDIAVPRAELRAMLKRAVDESFNRISIDSDTSTSDTVALVSSGKITDVAPAEFESALHQICRDLAEDVVRNGEGVRHVIRVATTGAPDARLATQIGKAVVNAPLFKCAVAGNDPNVGRLVQAIGRYLGNLPSPIDTSAMRLTIGGIEIFAEGVFKLDPTKEIALTQHLQQAELYVSQPTAEGAFVPPIDFPPHERCVEIGIELGLGNDAAVVIGGDLTHEYVTENADYRS is encoded by the coding sequence GTGCCCAGCACTCAATTGACCTTCAACGATCGCGAGCAACATCGCAGCTGGCTGTCAAACCAGGCGACCCTGCCCCGCGGTTTTCGCGTCGGCACCCATCGGTTCGCATTTACGCCCATCGAGGCCCCGAAGCCGGCCAAAATGACGCTCACGCTCATCGCGCTCGATGCACCCACCCCGGATTTCGCAGCGGTGTTCACCCGCAATGCATTTCCCGGCGCCCCGATCGTGGTGGGCCGCCAACGCTTGGACGAGCCGACGCTCGGAGCCATTGTCATCAACAACAAGATATCCAACGTGTGCGCCCCCGGCGGCACCGCGACCGCCGAACGGGTGTGCGCCGCCGCCGCCACCGCCTTGAATCTGCGTAGCGCTCAAATCCTGCCGAGTTCCACGGGCGTGATCGGCTGGTCGCTTCCCGCCGATGCGATGATTGCAGCGCTACCCGACGCCGCCGCTGCGCTGCAGGCCGACTCCATTCTCCCGGCGGCCGAAGGTATCGTGACGACCGACCTCTATCCCAAGATCCGTTCCCGCGCCCTCGGCGCAGGCCGCCTCGTGGGGATCGCCAAGGGAGCCGGTATGATCGAGCCCAACCTGGCGACCATGCTGGTCTACATCCTCACCGATATCGCCGTGCCTCGCGCCGAGCTGCGCGCCATGCTGAAGCGGGCCGTCGACGAGAGTTTTAACCGGATCAGCATCGATAGTGACACCAGCACCTCGGATACGGTCGCCCTCGTTTCGAGCGGCAAAATCACCGATGTGGCCCCCGCTGAGTTTGAATCAGCCTTGCACCAAATTTGTCGCGACCTCGCCGAAGATGTCGTGCGCAACGGTGAAGGCGTGCGGCACGTCATTCGCGTCGCGACCACCGGTGCTCCCGATGCCAGACTGGCGACCCAAATCGGCAAAGCCGTTGTCAATGCGCCGTTATTCAAATGTGCAGTCGCGGGCAACGACCCCAATGTGGGTCGATTGGTGCAGGCCATTGGCCGCTACTTGGGCAATTTGCCCTCCCCGATCGATACTTCGGCCATGCGGCTGACGATCGGCGGCATCGAAATCTTCGCCGAGGGGGTGTTCAAACTCGACCCCACCAAAGAGATCGCCCTCACCCAACATCTGCAACAGGCCGAGCTCTATGTCAGTCAGCCCACGGCCGAGGGAGCGTTCGTGCCGCCGATCGATTTTCCACCGCACGAACGCTGCGTGGAAATCGGGATCGAACTTGGCTTGGGCAACGACGCAGCCGTCGTGATCGGCGGCGACCTCACCCACGAATACGTAACGGAGAACGCGGACTACCGCAGTTAA
- a CDS encoding ATP-binding protein: protein MASNSEPTISAVRPLVMNFNAAIRYGLLGAIFGLLFPVLGTFIVCWQQFGAIDFAHLVMAQRLNALLWIIDTAPIFLGFFAYLAGAKQDYIKHINDSLAEKVREQTQDLREANGTLKREIEAREQREKQLVEAYEAAEAGRRAKDQFVSSISHEIRTPMNGVLGMTEVMLRTELSETQRESLQAIEYSARNLMVIINDLLDLAKANVNKLELEQISFDLRDVMRFVERSLRGEAARKRIHFEVKTPTDLPRSLRGDPVRLGQILMNLAGNAVKFTDQGSVTVEVEATARGKERHELLFRVTDTGIGVPADFKATIFDDFTQANSGIARKYGGTGLGLSITRKLVEMHGGKLQLDSVLGEGSCFAFRIQLDACEPVEATLADVAVSLTPLSAEEQAKSRVLLVEDNQVNQKVAGAFLKRLGLQWDLAENGLEALALLSVRPYDVVLMDIHMPELDGLETTRRIRASRDPVIRQTKIIAMTASVLKTEVTECYEVGVNDYVAKPFKPADFERKVIAILRGDRGENG, encoded by the coding sequence ATGGCCTCGAACTCCGAACCCACCATCTCCGCTGTTCGTCCGTTGGTCATGAATTTTAACGCGGCGATTCGCTATGGTTTGTTGGGAGCCATCTTTGGTTTATTGTTCCCGGTTCTGGGGACGTTTATCGTGTGTTGGCAACAATTCGGAGCCATCGATTTCGCGCACTTGGTGATGGCGCAGCGCTTGAATGCGCTTTTGTGGATCATCGACACCGCTCCGATATTTTTAGGCTTCTTTGCTTATCTCGCCGGGGCGAAGCAGGATTACATCAAACACATCAACGATTCCCTCGCGGAGAAGGTGCGGGAGCAGACCCAGGATTTGCGCGAGGCCAACGGCACGCTCAAGCGCGAGATCGAGGCCCGTGAACAACGGGAGAAGCAGCTCGTCGAAGCCTATGAGGCGGCCGAGGCGGGGCGCCGCGCCAAGGATCAATTCGTGTCCAGCATCAGTCACGAAATCCGCACACCCATGAACGGAGTGCTTGGCATGACCGAGGTCATGCTGCGGACGGAGCTCTCGGAAACGCAACGCGAGTCGTTGCAGGCGATCGAGTATTCCGCCCGCAATTTGATGGTCATCATCAACGACCTGCTCGATCTGGCCAAAGCCAACGTCAACAAGCTCGAGCTGGAGCAGATCTCTTTCGACCTGCGCGATGTGATGCGATTTGTGGAGCGTTCCTTGCGCGGCGAAGCGGCGCGCAAACGCATTCACTTTGAAGTGAAAACGCCTACAGATCTTCCGCGCAGTTTGCGGGGTGATCCGGTTCGACTCGGCCAGATATTGATGAATCTGGCGGGCAACGCGGTGAAGTTTACCGACCAAGGTTCGGTCACGGTGGAAGTCGAAGCCACCGCCCGTGGCAAAGAGCGCCACGAACTGCTGTTCCGAGTGACCGATACCGGCATCGGCGTGCCCGCGGATTTCAAGGCGACGATTTTCGACGACTTCACCCAGGCAAATTCCGGAATTGCCCGAAAGTATGGCGGCACCGGACTCGGTCTTTCCATCACGCGCAAGCTCGTCGAGATGCACGGAGGAAAGCTGCAGTTGGACAGCGTGCTCGGCGAGGGGAGTTGCTTTGCCTTTCGCATCCAGTTGGACGCGTGTGAGCCGGTGGAGGCAACCTTGGCCGATGTCGCCGTCAGCCTGACTCCGCTGAGCGCGGAAGAGCAGGCGAAGTCGCGTGTATTGTTGGTCGAGGACAACCAGGTGAACCAGAAAGTGGCGGGCGCATTTTTGAAGCGACTCGGACTCCAATGGGACTTGGCGGAAAATGGATTGGAAGCGCTCGCGCTGCTGTCGGTGAGACCGTATGACGTCGTGCTCATGGACATCCACATGCCGGAGTTGGACGGCCTGGAGACGACACGCCGCATCCGGGCTTCGCGCGATCCCGTCATCCGTCAAACCAAGATCATCGCGATGACCGCCTCGGTGTTGAAGACCGAGGTCACCGAATGCTACGAAGTCGGGGTGAACGACTACGTGGCCAAGCCCTTTAAACCGGCCGACTTCGAGCGCAAAGTGATCGCGATCCTTCGCGGT
- a CDS encoding argininosuccinate synthase: MKIVLAYSGGLDTSVVVKWLKETYGAEIITYAADVGQEEELKGLSAKARKTGASKHYTLNLVEEFARDYIYPMIRANTIYEGQYYLGTSIARPLIAKAQVEIARKEGADTVAHGATGKGNDQCRFELTYMALAPDLTIMAPWKMDNYRAEFPGRAEMIAYCKKHKIPVEASAKKPYSMDRNLLHISYEAGILEDPWFDPTTEENKGMFKLSVAPEDAPDKPEYVELDFEKGDCVRVNGKKLTPGKVLKTLNALGGKHGVGRVDIVENRFVGMKSRGVYETPGGTILMHGHRQVEALTMDRDVMHLRDELMPKYAKLIYNGFWFAPEREALQAFIDESQKFVTGTVRLKLYKGNVTTCGTKSKYSLYDENIASMEGVQSWYNQNDATGFIRLNGLRLRARYMGQGGPKQ; the protein is encoded by the coding sequence ATGAAAATTGTCCTCGCATACTCGGGTGGCCTCGACACGTCGGTCGTCGTCAAATGGCTCAAAGAAACCTACGGAGCTGAAATTATCACCTACGCGGCCGATGTCGGCCAAGAGGAAGAGCTCAAAGGGCTCAGTGCCAAGGCGCGCAAGACCGGTGCCTCGAAGCACTACACGCTCAACCTCGTGGAGGAGTTTGCCCGCGATTACATTTACCCGATGATTCGGGCCAACACGATCTACGAGGGGCAGTATTACCTCGGCACGTCGATCGCGCGGCCCCTCATCGCGAAGGCTCAGGTCGAGATCGCGCGCAAAGAAGGCGCCGACACGGTGGCCCACGGTGCCACCGGCAAGGGCAATGATCAGTGTCGTTTCGAGCTGACCTACATGGCGTTGGCGCCGGATCTCACGATCATGGCTCCCTGGAAGATGGACAACTACCGCGCCGAATTCCCCGGTCGCGCCGAGATGATCGCCTACTGCAAGAAGCACAAGATTCCCGTCGAAGCATCGGCCAAGAAGCCTTATTCGATGGACCGTAATCTTCTGCATATCTCCTACGAAGCCGGCATCTTGGAGGATCCCTGGTTCGACCCGACCACCGAAGAAAACAAGGGCATGTTCAAGTTGTCCGTTGCGCCGGAGGACGCCCCGGACAAACCGGAATACGTCGAACTCGATTTTGAAAAAGGCGACTGCGTCCGCGTAAACGGCAAGAAGCTCACGCCGGGCAAGGTGTTGAAGACGCTGAATGCACTGGGCGGCAAGCACGGGGTGGGTCGCGTCGACATCGTGGAAAATCGCTTCGTCGGCATGAAATCGCGTGGCGTCTACGAGACTCCGGGCGGCACGATCTTGATGCACGGTCACCGTCAGGTGGAAGCGCTCACCATGGACCGCGATGTCATGCACCTGCGTGACGAGTTGATGCCGAAATATGCCAAATTGATTTACAATGGCTTCTGGTTCGCTCCGGAGCGCGAGGCCCTGCAGGCGTTCATCGACGAGAGTCAGAAATTCGTGACCGGCACGGTGCGGCTCAAACTCTACAAGGGGAACGTCACCACCTGCGGCACCAAGTCGAAGTATTCCCTCTACGACGAGAACATCGCGTCGATGGAAGGCGTGCAAAGCTGGTATAACCAAAATGACGCCACGGGTTTCATCCGTCTCAACGGCCTCCGACTGCGCGCCCGCTACATGGGCCAGGGCGGTCCCAAACAGTAG
- the argB gene encoding acetylglutamate kinase, with protein sequence MNVEEITAKAKVLLEALPYIQNFRGATFVVKYGGSFMDDPDPTVRSRVAYDIAFFAACGINTVVVHGGGKAITRAMEESGLQAKFINGMRVTDAETVNIVRRTLNGVVNSDVCTAITEARGKPKGIAGDEVLLCRKLDRDDEGNPIDLGFVGEVTEVKAKLIKKVIADGLIPVISPVALDHDGQPHNVNADMAAGRVASALRARRLVYMSDVPGLMRDPSAPETLISTLKISEIDALREAGIISKGMRPKVGGAMRALQDGVHRVHFIDGRLPHSLLLEIFTDKGIGTEIVHG encoded by the coding sequence ATGAACGTCGAAGAAATCACTGCCAAAGCCAAGGTGCTGCTCGAAGCCCTGCCGTATATTCAAAACTTCCGCGGAGCGACGTTTGTCGTGAAGTATGGCGGCAGTTTTATGGACGACCCGGATCCCACGGTGCGTAGTCGGGTGGCCTACGACATCGCCTTCTTCGCCGCCTGCGGCATCAACACGGTGGTCGTGCACGGTGGCGGCAAAGCCATCACTCGCGCGATGGAAGAGTCGGGGTTGCAGGCGAAATTTATCAACGGCATGCGGGTCACCGATGCGGAGACGGTCAACATCGTGCGCCGCACCCTCAATGGCGTCGTCAATTCCGACGTGTGCACGGCGATCACCGAAGCGCGGGGCAAACCCAAGGGCATCGCGGGCGACGAAGTGCTGTTGTGCCGCAAATTGGACCGGGACGACGAGGGCAATCCGATCGATCTGGGGTTCGTGGGCGAAGTGACCGAAGTGAAGGCGAAGCTGATCAAGAAAGTCATCGCGGATGGACTGATCCCGGTGATCTCGCCGGTCGCGCTCGACCACGATGGTCAGCCACACAATGTGAACGCGGACATGGCGGCGGGTCGCGTAGCCAGCGCGTTGCGGGCGCGCCGTCTTGTTTACATGAGCGATGTGCCGGGGTTGATGCGTGATCCCTCCGCCCCGGAGACCTTGATCTCCACGCTTAAGATTTCCGAAATCGATGCGCTGCGCGAAGCGGGCATCATCAGCAAGGGCATGCGACCCAAGGTGGGGGGCGCGATGCGGGCGCTGCAGGACGGCGTGCACCGGGTTCACTTCATCGACGGTCGGCTGCCGCATTCGTTGCTGTTGGAGATCTTCACCGACAAAGGCATCGGCACCGAAATCGTGCACGGTTGA
- a CDS encoding TorF family putative porin, whose amino-acid sequence MKKTAALLLAAALTGGSLSAQEESSYSISLDFPFVSDYVFRGIKLASDSIQPSIEFASGDFYAGMWTSQPVTGSIANEFDFYIGYGAALSDTWSLDFGATYYYYPETPSGDESFEPYVGLSGDLGGGLSASGYFYYDTELETSTMQGGLGYSAELSDSSTFDLAMDLGFVVASGGTDYTYYGLSGTFNYTLNDVASSYFGLVYADSDLAGEDSHFYVITGISMGF is encoded by the coding sequence ATGAAGAAAACTGCTGCCCTACTGCTGGCCGCCGCCTTGACCGGTGGAAGCCTGAGTGCCCAAGAGGAATCCTCCTATTCCATCTCGTTGGATTTCCCTTTCGTTAGCGACTACGTCTTTCGCGGCATCAAGCTCGCGAGTGACTCCATCCAGCCCTCGATCGAATTCGCTTCCGGCGATTTCTACGCGGGTATGTGGACCAGCCAACCCGTCACGGGCTCCATCGCCAATGAATTCGACTTCTACATCGGTTACGGCGCTGCTCTCAGCGACACGTGGTCGCTGGATTTCGGCGCCACCTATTACTACTACCCGGAAACGCCTTCCGGTGATGAGTCTTTCGAACCCTACGTTGGTCTCTCCGGTGACCTCGGTGGCGGTTTGAGCGCCTCCGGTTACTTCTACTACGACACCGAGCTTGAGACCTCCACCATGCAAGGTGGTCTCGGTTACAGTGCTGAATTGTCGGACTCCTCCACGTTCGACTTGGCCATGGATCTCGGCTTCGTCGTTGCCAGCGGTGGCACCGACTACACCTATTACGGCCTGAGCGGCACGTTCAACTACACGCTGAACGACGTCGCCAGCTCCTACTTCGGTTTGGTCTATGCCGACAGCGATCTCGCGGGTGAAGATTCTCACTTCTACGTGATCACGGGTATCAGCATGGGCTTCTAA
- a CDS encoding aspartate aminotransferase family protein: MSSEIVRPHTADLYDAHVLKNYGRAPLTLVRGRGSYVWDDDGRKFLDFTSGIAVSALGHCHPHWVESVRHQAGELIHASNLFRNPLQGELARRLVQRAGPGRVFFCNSGAEANEGLLKLARLHGMRKAGGEEGKCYKVICAENAFHGRTFGGMSATPQEKIQGGFRPLVPGFAFGKLNDLQSFTDLIDDQTAAIFIETIQGEGGVNAATPEFLRGLRALCSQHNVLLMLDEVQCGVGRTGKFFAFEHADVRPDAIGMAKGLGGGFPIGAIWIGETSAELFKPGSHGTTFGGTPLACAAALAVLDILEREDLLAHVTKASVAWHAELTALAAAFPVHIKGVRGQGFMIGIQMTEDAPGWVTALREAGLLVPMAGGNVVRLLPPLNASTAELNEAVALLTKVLQARSA, from the coding sequence ATGAGTTCTGAAATCGTTCGCCCCCATACTGCCGACCTCTACGACGCCCACGTATTGAAAAACTACGGACGCGCGCCGCTGACGCTGGTGCGCGGGCGTGGTTCTTATGTTTGGGACGATGACGGTCGCAAATTCCTGGATTTCACGTCCGGCATCGCGGTGAGCGCGTTGGGCCATTGCCACCCGCATTGGGTGGAGTCCGTGCGGCATCAGGCCGGCGAGCTCATTCACGCGAGCAATCTTTTTCGCAATCCGCTGCAAGGGGAATTGGCTCGGCGGCTCGTGCAACGGGCGGGGCCGGGGCGCGTGTTTTTCTGCAACAGTGGCGCCGAGGCCAACGAAGGTTTGCTCAAGCTGGCGCGTTTGCACGGCATGCGCAAAGCCGGGGGCGAGGAAGGCAAATGCTACAAGGTCATCTGCGCCGAGAACGCGTTTCACGGTCGCACCTTCGGCGGCATGAGTGCCACGCCGCAGGAGAAAATCCAAGGCGGGTTTCGTCCGCTGGTGCCGGGGTTTGCGTTTGGTAAACTCAACGATCTGCAGAGTTTTACCGACCTGATCGATGACCAAACGGCGGCGATTTTCATTGAAACCATTCAAGGCGAAGGCGGCGTGAATGCCGCGACGCCGGAATTTTTGCGTGGTCTGCGCGCGCTGTGTTCGCAGCACAACGTGTTACTCATGCTCGACGAGGTGCAATGCGGCGTGGGGCGCACCGGAAAGTTCTTTGCCTTCGAGCATGCGGACGTGCGTCCCGATGCGATCGGCATGGCCAAAGGCCTGGGCGGCGGCTTCCCGATCGGCGCGATCTGGATCGGCGAGACATCCGCCGAATTGTTCAAACCGGGCTCCCATGGCACCACGTTTGGCGGCACGCCGTTGGCGTGTGCGGCGGCGCTGGCCGTGCTCGATATTTTGGAGCGGGAAGACCTGCTGGCTCATGTGACCAAGGCGAGTGTGGCGTGGCACGCCGAACTCACCGCTTTGGCCGCGGCGTTCCCGGTCCACATCAAAGGTGTTCGCGGCCAGGGTTTCATGATCGGAATTCAAATGACCGAGGATGCGCCCGGTTGGGTCACGGCCTTGCGTGAAGCCGGATTGCTCGTGCCGATGGCGGGCGGCAATGTAGTGCGGCTGCTGCCACCGCTGAATGCATCGACGGCGGAACTGAATGAAGCCGTGGCTCTGCTCACCAAGGTGCTGCAGGCGCGATCGGCCTGA
- the rplM gene encoding 50S ribosomal protein L13: MKTFLAKKETVQPKWHIIDAEGQVLGRMAVKIANVLRGRHKATYTPHVDTGDYVIVVNAEKIVVTGKKEEQNSYMFFSGFVGGESYRSFSEQRVRNPQFIIEHAVKGMLPKNRLARQMLTKLRVFAGPEHTHEAQTPTPLPL, encoded by the coding sequence ATGAAAACATTCCTCGCCAAAAAGGAAACCGTGCAACCCAAGTGGCATATTATCGATGCCGAGGGGCAGGTGCTTGGGCGTATGGCAGTCAAGATCGCCAACGTTCTGCGCGGTCGCCACAAAGCCACTTACACGCCACACGTCGACACCGGCGACTACGTCATCGTTGTTAACGCCGAGAAGATCGTCGTGACCGGCAAGAAGGAAGAGCAGAACAGCTACATGTTCTTCTCCGGCTTCGTCGGCGGCGAAAGCTACCGTTCGTTCTCCGAACAGCGCGTGCGCAATCCGCAATTCATCATCGAGCACGCCGTCAAGGGCATGCTGCCGAAGAATCGTCTCGCCCGTCAGATGTTGACGAAGCTGCGCGTCTTCGCCGGCCCGGAGCATACGCACGAAGCTCAAACTCCGACTCCGCTCCCTCTCTAA
- the rpsI gene encoding 30S ribosomal protein S9 translates to MTAEPATIFIATGRRKTATARVRITTGTGKLVANGREFEAYFSHENFAKLASAPLTTAELKDQIDVTVNVTGGGVTGQAGAVAHGIARALEKMDAELRSPLKKAGHLKRDPRQKERKKAGQPGARKRFQFSKR, encoded by the coding sequence ATGACTGCTGAACCTGCTACCATCTTTATCGCCACCGGCCGTCGCAAGACCGCGACCGCCCGCGTGCGCATCACCACTGGCACCGGCAAACTCGTCGCCAATGGTCGTGAGTTTGAGGCTTATTTCTCCCACGAGAATTTCGCCAAACTGGCTTCCGCTCCGCTCACCACGGCCGAGCTGAAGGACCAAATCGACGTCACCGTCAACGTCACCGGCGGCGGTGTGACCGGCCAAGCCGGCGCGGTTGCCCACGGTATCGCTCGTGCGCTTGAGAAGATGGATGCAGAACTGCGTTCGCCCCTCAAGAAGGCCGGCCACCTCAAGCGTGACCCGCGTCAGAAAGAGCGTAAGAAAGCGGGTCAACCGGGTGCTCGTAAGCGCTTCCAGTTCTCCAAGCGCTAA
- a CDS encoding type II secretion system protein yields the protein MIEIMIAVLIIGLLAAMAIPAFTRMKETSRAVAFVNDLRIASDAFNTYAATEGIWPPDAEGTLPAEIDGYLKLDLWNGATPLGGSWDWDVDKFGAAAGISVHQPTANITTMEMVDKRIDDGNLGTGTFRTRADGFIFIIEFPPVVEEEV from the coding sequence GTGATCGAGATCATGATCGCGGTGTTGATCATCGGATTGCTGGCCGCGATGGCGATTCCTGCTTTTACGCGAATGAAGGAAACTTCGCGTGCCGTCGCCTTCGTGAACGATCTCCGCATCGCCAGCGACGCCTTCAACACCTACGCGGCCACGGAGGGAATCTGGCCACCCGACGCGGAAGGCACCTTGCCGGCAGAGATCGATGGTTACCTCAAATTGGATCTCTGGAACGGTGCCACACCGTTGGGGGGATCATGGGACTGGGACGTGGATAAATTTGGCGCCGCCGCGGGAATTTCGGTCCATCAACCGACGGCCAATATCACGACCATGGAAATGGTGGATAAACGCATCGACGACGGCAATCTCGGGACGGGAACTTTCCGCACGCGCGCCGACGGATTCATCTTCATCATCGAATTCCCGCCCGTGGTGGAAGAGGAAGTGTAA
- a CDS encoding DUF423 domain-containing protein — protein sequence MKNISPIAATAALLGVIFGAFGAHALQETLRAAEMTKTWDTAVLYHLVHALAAWTLAGRPEREFAAARWAGRFWLVGILLFSGSLYLLALGGPRWLGPVTPLGGLALIAGWACAVKAALSEPAGMENS from the coding sequence ATGAAAAATATTTCACCAATTGCCGCAACTGCTGCCCTGCTGGGAGTTATCTTTGGTGCGTTTGGGGCTCATGCGTTGCAGGAAACCCTCAGAGCGGCGGAAATGACGAAGACTTGGGACACGGCCGTGCTTTACCACTTGGTGCATGCCCTCGCTGCCTGGACCCTCGCTGGTCGCCCGGAACGAGAGTTCGCCGCCGCCCGCTGGGCCGGTCGGTTTTGGTTGGTGGGCATACTACTCTTCAGCGGCTCCCTCTACTTACTCGCCCTCGGTGGTCCGCGGTGGCTCGGCCCGGTAACCCCACTCGGCGGGCTGGCCCTGATCGCCGGATGGGCCTGCGCCGTAAAGGCGGCGTTGAGCGAGCCTGCCGGAATGGAAAATTCGTGA